The Pseudodesulfovibrio cashew genomic sequence CTGGGCCGAAAGGTGGCTGACTCCGTAAACGATGCAGGCCAGCAACAGGAACGGCAGGGTGGGCATACCCGGCACTATGGCGAAAATGAGCAGGATGCCGGAGACCAGCTTGAGGGCGCGGTGGTGGAAGGAAAGCTGTCCGATGAATTCCTCGCCCATCTTGGCTTCCGCTGCGGCGCGAGAAACGATGATACCCGCAGAAGTGGAGATAATCAGGGAGGGGATGGTGGCCACCAGGCCGTCACCGATGGTCAGCAGTGTATAGGTCTGGGCTGCGTCCATCCAGTTCATGTCTTTCTGGATGACGCCGATGAGAAAGCCGCCGATGATATTGATGCAGGTGATCATGAAGCCGGCGTTGACGTCTCCCGAGACGAACTTGCCGGCACCGTCCATGGCTCCGTAGAAGTCTGCCTCGCGGCGCATGTGTTCACGCTTTTCATTGGCCTCTGTCTCATCGATAAGCCCGGCGTTGAGGTCTGCCTCGACCGCCATCTGCTTGCCGGGCATGGCGTCCAATGTGAAGCGAGCCGCGACCTCGGCGATACGGGTGGTGCCCTGGACGATAACCTTCTTGTTGAGCAGGAACAGGATCATGAAGATGACGATGCCGATGACATAGTTGCCGCCGACAACGAACTCTCCGAAACTCTGAATGACGGACCCCGCAGCGTCCGTGCCTTCGTCGCCGTGCAGGAGGATGGCTCGAGTGGTGGCCACGTTCAAGGCCAAACGGAGCAGGGTGGTGACCAGGAGCAGAGTGGGAAAGATGGAGAACTCCAGCGGAGACGTCATGAACATGGAGGTGACCAGCACGACCAGCCCGAGTGAAATGGACACGGTAAGCATGAAATCGATGAAGAACGTGGGCAGCGGGATGAGCATCACGAAGAGGATGACCACCACGCCGCCAGCGAGCAGGAAATCTCCCTGCTTGGCGAATTTACCGTAATCTATCTTGGGAGCCAGTGGTGTGCTGGGCGTTTGAGACATGTTTTTGACACCTCGTGGGCACGGTTTTCAGCGTTGGCCGGAGGTGCGTTATTGTTTCGTAACTCTTAGCGATTTTTGAACTTATCCAGTTTCGCCAAGATGGCCGCCACGGCCTGGAACAATTCCTCCGGGATGGTTTCCCCGATTTCCACCTGTTTATACAAAGCCCGTGCCAAGGGAGGGTTGGCTTCAATGGGTATGTCGTTCTCTTTCGCAACCTCTTTGATGCGCTCGGCGATGCGGTTGACGCCTTTGGCAAGAACCAGTGGCGCGGGCGCGACCAGGGCGTCGTATTGCAGAGCTACCGCATAGTGGGTCGGGTTGGTAACGACCACGTCCGCCTTGGGGATGTCCTGGAACATGCGGCTGGTCATCATCTGCATCATTTTCTGTTTCTGGCGGTTCTTGACCTGCGGGTCGCCCTCAGCCTGTTTTCGTTCATCCTTGACCTCGTCCTTGCTCATTTTCATCTCTTCCTCGTAGTTCCAGCGGGCGTACCAGAGGTCGGCGACGGCGATGATCATCATGGGGATGAGCGCGTAGTAGGCCATCTTGTAGCCGATGGTGAGCAGGTAGGCGGCTATGCCATGAACATTCCCGTAGAAAAGCGGCAGCAGGTTGGGCATCTCCTGTTTGATGACGATGTAGGGTGCGATGCCAACGGCCAGAGCCTGAAGAATGCTTTTGCCCAACTTGATGAAGGACTGTGGGCTGATGAACAGTTTTTGGAGCGCGGCAGTGATGTTGAACAGCTTCCCAAACTTTGGCTTCATGGGTTTGGTGGTCCAGAGTTTGCCCACCTGAAGTCGCATGGTAGTGTAGGAGACGGCAAAGAGGACCAGGAGAAACGGGAGGACCAGGTACGTCATCTTTTGCAGGCCCCAGGTGAAGAGCGTGTAGGCAATGGACTTATCCATCTCGATGCTCAGCGCATCCTGAAAGGCCCATCGGAAGATTTCCGAGAATTGATCGTAGTAGAA encodes the following:
- the flhB gene encoding flagellar biosynthesis protein FlhB; this translates as MPQKDPSKTEKATEKRRKKQREEGNVPKSEEISKVIILLAGILTLRFMIGFYYDQFSEIFRWAFQDALSIEMDKSIAYTLFTWGLQKMTYLVLPFLLVLFAVSYTTMRLQVGKLWTTKPMKPKFGKLFNITAALQKLFISPQSFIKLGKSILQALAVGIAPYIVIKQEMPNLLPLFYGNVHGIAAYLLTIGYKMAYYALIPMMIIAVADLWYARWNYEEEMKMSKDEVKDERKQAEGDPQVKNRQKQKMMQMMTSRMFQDIPKADVVVTNPTHYAVALQYDALVAPAPLVLAKGVNRIAERIKEVAKENDIPIEANPPLARALYKQVEIGETIPEELFQAVAAILAKLDKFKNR